In the genome of Coraliomargarita sinensis, one region contains:
- a CDS encoding EamA family transporter — protein MLYLFITTLIWAFSFGLIGQVLQGIDPMMIAGARLATALLVFLPLLRPKQVSVAEQLHLAAIGAVQFGTMYICYLSAFRFIPSHLVALFSVLTPIYVVLIHDISQKELHFRYLLAAMLSVAGASVIKAQGGESGSIWIGFALMQVSGVSFAFGQVAYRDWRLGRTEAKDHEVFGFLYAGGAAVALLASFLITPEPGKFLEASGVQFGVILYLGAIASGLGFFLWNKGATLCSAGALAAFNNALIPLAMFVSLFVFGEISGASASDLVRLLVGAALITAAVFIGKRKSA, from the coding sequence ATGCTCTACCTCTTCATCACGACGCTGATCTGGGCCTTTTCCTTTGGATTGATCGGTCAGGTTCTGCAGGGGATCGATCCGATGATGATCGCCGGGGCACGGCTGGCGACCGCCCTACTCGTCTTTCTGCCGCTTCTGCGCCCAAAACAAGTTTCCGTCGCCGAACAGTTGCATCTGGCCGCCATTGGTGCGGTTCAATTCGGGACCATGTATATTTGTTACCTCTCGGCCTTTCGCTTCATCCCTTCCCACCTGGTTGCACTGTTTTCAGTACTCACACCGATCTACGTTGTGCTGATACATGATATCAGCCAAAAGGAGCTACATTTCAGATACCTACTGGCCGCGATGCTTTCTGTAGCCGGAGCGTCCGTAATCAAAGCCCAGGGCGGCGAGTCAGGTTCGATCTGGATCGGCTTTGCCCTAATGCAGGTTTCGGGTGTCTCCTTTGCCTTTGGGCAGGTGGCTTATCGTGATTGGCGACTGGGGCGTACGGAGGCAAAAGACCACGAAGTTTTCGGTTTCCTTTATGCCGGCGGAGCCGCAGTGGCCTTGCTGGCCTCGTTTTTAATAACGCCCGAGCCAGGAAAATTCCTGGAGGCGAGCGGCGTGCAATTCGGCGTCATTCTATATCTGGGTGCGATCGCTTCAGGCCTGGGCTTCTTCCTCTGGAACAAGGGCGCCACCCTTTGCTCCGCGGGCGCGCTGGCCGCTTTCAATAATGCACTCATCCCCCTCGCCATGTTCGTTTCCCTGTTCGTCTTTGGCGAAATCTCCGGCGCATCGGCAAGCGATTTGGTTCGGCTCCTGGTCGGTGCGGCCCTGATTACCGCAGCCGTCTTTATCGGGAAAAGGAAGTCGGCCTAA
- a CDS encoding DUF6314 family protein, with product MSEDSINEQVFRFLEGEWIVHRRFEGSYRGSFSGKACFASEADTPSNYLYHEQGELIDGENKRFDAKQSYLYRLTEGKLEVLKQDGSAWEAMHVLEFQKQEGIATASHVHLCGDDHYATVYRVDLSRGWELSYTVNGPKKDYRIHTFYSRGTG from the coding sequence GTGAGCGAGGACTCGATCAACGAGCAGGTTTTCCGTTTTCTGGAGGGCGAGTGGATCGTGCACCGCCGTTTCGAAGGGAGCTATCGTGGAAGCTTTTCGGGGAAGGCATGTTTTGCTTCCGAAGCGGACACGCCTTCGAATTATCTGTATCATGAACAGGGAGAATTGATCGACGGTGAGAATAAGCGATTCGATGCCAAACAGAGCTACCTCTATCGTTTGACCGAAGGCAAGCTGGAGGTGCTGAAGCAGGACGGCTCGGCTTGGGAAGCCATGCATGTACTTGAATTTCAGAAGCAGGAGGGCATCGCAACGGCCTCGCACGTGCATCTTTGCGGTGACGATCATTACGCCACGGTGTATCGCGTCGATTTATCCCGAGGCTGGGAGCTGAGTTATACCGTGAATGGACCGAAGAAAGACTACCGGATACATACGTTCTATTCGCGCGGCACGGGGTAG
- a CDS encoding putative Na+/H+ antiporter: MAVVFLLLPLVQLSASPGASDESEHLNFPLPLEAYQELQVERANELGIAPEDLGIVEILKVRIAADPFNLIATLIFFGAVAHTFLATKFNKLAHQFEAAHLARIKSHRKVYVQGKEPVSFRATLCHFLGEVEAIFGIWLIPLLLSLVVLEPKGLLTAAYYIDSRNYTEPMFVVIIMAIASSRPVIQFAETCMRGIASIGRKTPSAWWLTILMIGPLLGSFITEPAAMTIAALLLGQQFYHLDPSPKFKYATLGLLFVNISVGGTLTHFAAPPVLMIVDTWHWNLPYMFTHFGWRAVLGVAVSTLAYYLVFKKEFVQLDRKAKELEAESKNEPEPEPAPLWVIFVHLGFVAWTVITLHHPAFFIGGFLFFLAFTMATHHHQFDIQLKSPLLVGFFLAGLVTHGGLQGWWISPVLSMLAEIPLFIGATILTAFNDNAAITFLASQVPAFSPDDFLAGHWVSKTGKALATAQGLEYAVVAGAVTGGGLTVIANAPNPAGQSILSKYFKGGVSPLYLLLGALFPTCVMAACFMILAH, translated from the coding sequence ATGGCGGTCGTATTTCTGCTGCTGCCGCTGGTTCAGCTTTCCGCCAGCCCCGGCGCTTCCGATGAATCCGAGCATTTGAATTTTCCGCTCCCACTCGAGGCCTATCAGGAGCTGCAAGTGGAACGTGCCAACGAGCTCGGAATCGCGCCGGAGGACCTGGGAATTGTTGAAATTCTGAAAGTGCGCATCGCTGCGGATCCCTTCAACCTGATTGCCACGCTTATCTTTTTCGGTGCGGTCGCGCACACCTTTCTGGCGACCAAATTCAACAAGTTGGCGCATCAATTCGAGGCGGCGCACCTCGCCCGAATTAAGAGCCATCGGAAGGTTTACGTGCAGGGAAAGGAGCCGGTTAGTTTCAGGGCCACCCTGTGCCATTTCCTGGGGGAAGTGGAGGCGATCTTCGGTATTTGGCTGATCCCCCTTCTGCTCAGTCTAGTGGTGTTGGAACCGAAGGGACTGTTAACGGCCGCGTACTACATCGACTCCCGGAATTACACGGAGCCCATGTTCGTGGTAATCATCATGGCGATCGCCTCGAGCCGTCCGGTGATTCAGTTTGCCGAAACCTGCATGCGGGGAATCGCCTCAATCGGGAGAAAGACTCCTTCGGCCTGGTGGCTGACCATTCTGATGATCGGACCGCTTCTCGGTTCATTCATCACGGAGCCCGCAGCCATGACCATCGCCGCGCTTCTGCTGGGGCAGCAGTTTTACCATCTCGATCCCTCGCCGAAATTCAAATACGCCACCCTCGGCCTGCTCTTCGTCAACATTTCAGTGGGCGGTACTCTGACTCATTTTGCGGCACCCCCGGTGCTCATGATCGTGGACACCTGGCACTGGAATCTACCCTACATGTTTACCCACTTCGGCTGGCGTGCGGTTCTCGGAGTCGCCGTCTCCACACTGGCCTACTATCTGGTTTTCAAAAAAGAATTTGTTCAGCTCGACCGGAAAGCAAAAGAGCTCGAAGCCGAATCGAAGAACGAGCCGGAGCCGGAGCCAGCTCCCTTGTGGGTGATTTTCGTTCACCTCGGCTTTGTGGCATGGACGGTGATCACGCTGCACCATCCGGCTTTCTTCATCGGAGGTTTTCTCTTCTTTCTCGCCTTCACCATGGCAACGCACCACCACCAGTTCGACATTCAGTTGAAGTCGCCCTTGCTCGTGGGCTTCTTTTTGGCGGGACTCGTCACCCACGGAGGGCTGCAGGGCTGGTGGATCTCGCCGGTCCTGAGTATGCTGGCCGAAATTCCATTGTTCATCGGCGCGACTATATTAACCGCATTCAACGACAATGCTGCGATCACTTTTCTGGCATCCCAGGTGCCGGCTTTCAGCCCCGACGACTTTCTTGCGGGGCATTGGGTTTCGAAAACCGGTAAGGCACTCGCCACCGCGCAGGGCCTGGAGTATGCGGTCGTGGCTGGGGCCGTCACGGGCGGGGGACTCACCGTGATCGCGAATGCGCCGAATCCCGCCGGACAGAGCATTCTCAGCAAATATTTCAAAGGTGGCGTGTCGCCACTCTATCTGTTGTTGGGGGCCTTGTTCCCCACCTGCGTAATGGCAGCTTGCTTTATGATTCTGGCCCATTAG
- the mnhG gene encoding monovalent cation/H(+) antiporter subunit G has product MSWIVAILLVTGAFFAFVAALGVHRFPDFYMRMHAATKAGAFGASLLLLSAALHFGTLRAAITSLLIIGFFYLTTPIAAQTIGQAAYRKKVPLWKKTCHDQLAEDEQTESPRSDS; this is encoded by the coding sequence ATGAGTTGGATTGTAGCAATATTGTTGGTGACCGGAGCGTTTTTTGCCTTTGTGGCCGCCCTGGGGGTGCATCGCTTTCCCGACTTTTACATGCGGATGCACGCCGCGACGAAGGCCGGCGCCTTCGGCGCCAGTCTTCTTTTGCTCTCGGCGGCGCTCCATTTCGGAACACTTCGTGCCGCCATTACCTCGCTGCTTATTATCGGCTTTTTCTATCTGACCACGCCGATTGCCGCGCAGACGATCGGTCAGGCTGCCTACCGGAAGAAAGTACCGCTCTGGAAGAAGACCTGCCACGATCAACTGGCAGAAGACGAACAAACCGAGTCGCCGCGCTCGGATTCGTAA
- a CDS encoding monovalent cation/H+ antiporter complex subunit F, which translates to MPLIIGTLIGSLFLLAALALALVRIARGPTPFDRVIALDLMGGICLCVLIYFAIAFDQQVLLDAAFAIALVSFLGTVAFARYLGGSREE; encoded by the coding sequence ATGCCCCTTATTATCGGCACATTGATCGGATCCCTGTTTTTGCTGGCAGCACTGGCGTTGGCGCTGGTGCGGATCGCCCGGGGGCCGACACCGTTCGACCGGGTCATTGCGCTCGACCTGATGGGGGGGATCTGCCTCTGCGTTCTGATCTACTTCGCGATCGCTTTCGACCAGCAGGTCCTACTGGATGCGGCCTTCGCCATTGCGCTGGTCAGCTTTCTCGGGACGGTGGCCTTCGCGCGTTATCTGGGAGGGAGTAGAGAAGAATGA
- a CDS encoding Na+/H+ antiporter subunit E, with product MSRIFATIAFLLFYIKEVVKSNFRVAQDVLTPEFGMEPGVIAVNVEGMTDRQLLFMANLITMTPGTLGLYVSEDHTRLYIHTMYADGQIDAMVTELENDYGRRVRRVF from the coding sequence ATGAGCCGTATTTTTGCCACAATCGCGTTTTTGCTCTTCTACATCAAAGAGGTGGTGAAATCGAATTTCCGTGTTGCCCAGGATGTGCTGACCCCCGAGTTCGGAATGGAGCCGGGCGTCATCGCGGTGAACGTGGAAGGGATGACGGACCGCCAGCTGCTTTTTATGGCGAATTTGATCACGATGACTCCGGGAACACTCGGACTCTATGTCTCAGAGGACCATACCCGGCTCTACATCCACACCATGTATGCGGACGGTCAGATCGACGCGATGGTCACGGAACTGGAAAACGATTACGGAAGGAGAGTGCGACGTGTCTTTTGA